One genomic region from Vanacampus margaritifer isolate UIUO_Vmar chromosome 2, RoL_Vmar_1.0, whole genome shotgun sequence encodes:
- the calr3b gene encoding calreticulin 3b has protein sequence MSKMQLLAAVTVLLVAYCVQAKVYFREEFSDGDEWRSRWVDSKQKSDYGKWKLTSGDFYGDAEKDKGLQTSQDARFYASSAKFEPFSNEDKSLVIQFTVKHEQKIDCGGGYVKVFPADLDQTAMHGESSYYIMFGPDICGYSTKKVHVIFSYKGQNHLIKKEIQCKDDELSHLYTLILNPDQTYEVKIDNNKVESGSLEEDWDFLPPKKIKDPEAKKPEDWDDRAKIDDPDDTKPEDWDEPENIPDPDAKKPDDWDEDMDGEWEPPMIPNPEYKGDWKPKQMDNPNYKGTWVHPEIDNPEYSSDSNIYKFDNIGVIGLDLWQVKSGTIFDNFLITDDVKEAEDIGNETWGVTKEPERKMKQEQDDLKRKEEEEKNKEQDAHADEDEEDDDDEEDDDEDEDDAKPKDEL, from the exons ATGAGCAAAATGCAACTTTTGGCCGCTGTTACGGTGCTTCTAGTGGCATATTGCGTCCAAGCCAAGGTGTACTTTCGGGAAGAGTTCTCGGATGGCG ATGAATGGAGAAGTCGCTGGGTGGACTCCAAACAGAAATCTGACTACGGCAAATGGAAACTGACGTCTGGAGATTTTTATGGAGACGCCGAGAAAGACAAAG GTCTCCAGACAAGCCAGGATGCACGATTCTACGCCTCCTCAGCCAAATTTGAGCCTTTCAGTAATGAAGACAAGAGTCTGGTCATCCAGTTCACCGTAAAGCACGAGCAGAAGATAGACTGTGGCGGTGGCTACGTCAAGGTCTTCCCGGCGGACTTGGATCAGACTGCCATGCACGGAGAGTCATCATACTACATCATGTTTG GCCCGGACATTTGTGGCTACAGCACCAAAAAGGtccatgtcatttttagttACAAGGGCCAGAATCACCTCATCAAGAAGGAAATCCAGTGCAAG GACGACGAACTCAGCCACCTGTACACGCTGATCCTAAATCCCGACCAAACCTACGAGGTGAAGATCGACAACAACAAAGTGGAGTCCGGCAGCCTGGAGGAGGACTGGGACTTCCTACCCCCAAAGAAGATCAAGGACCCAGAAGCCAAGAAGCCCGAGGACTGGGATGACCGCGCCAAGATCGACGACCCTGATGACACCAAGCCCGAG GACTGGGACGAGCCTGAAAACATCCCTGACCCTGATGCCAAAAAGCCAGACGACTGGGATGAAGACATGGACGGAGAGTGGGAGCCTCCCATGATCCCCAACCCAGAATACAAG GGAGACTGGAAACCCAAGCAGATGGACAATCCCAACTACAAAGGAACCTGGGTGCATCCCGAGATTGACAATCCCGAATATAGCTCTGACTCGAACATCTACAAGTTTGACAACATTGGTGTGATTGGTCTCGACCTGTGGCAG GTGAAATCCGGCACCATCTTTGACAACTTCCTGATCACGGATGATGTGAAGGAAGCGGAGGACATCGGAAATGAGACGTGGGGCGTCACAAAG GAACCTGAGCGTAAAATGAAACAGGAACAAGACGACCTGAAACGcaaggaagaagaggagaagaaCAAAGAGCAGGACGCACACGCggatgaggatgaagaagatgatgatgatgaggaggatgatgatgaggatgaggatgacgcAAAGCCCAAAGATGAGCTCTGA